From the genome of Gopherus evgoodei ecotype Sinaloan lineage chromosome 5, rGopEvg1_v1.p, whole genome shotgun sequence, one region includes:
- the GNPDA2 gene encoding glucosamine-6-phosphate isomerase 2 isoform X2 has protein sequence MDEYVGLPRNHPESYHSYMWNNFFKHIDIDPNNAHILDGNALDLQAECDAFEKKIEEAGGIDLFVGGIGPDGHIAFNEPGSSLASRTRLKTLAMDTILANAKYFDGDLSKVPTMALTVGVGTVMDAREVMILITGAHKAFALYKAIEEGVNHMWTVSAFQQHPRTIFVCDEDATLELRVKTVKYFKGLMHVHNKLVDPLYSMKEEN, from the exons ATGGATGAATATGTAG GGCTTCCAAGAAATCATCCAGAGAGTTACCATTCTTATATGTGGAATAATTTCTTTAAGCATATTGACATAGATCCTAATAATGCTCACATCCTTGATGGGAATGCTCTAGACCTACAGGCAGAGTGtgatgcatttgaaaaaaaaattgaagaagcTGGGGGAATTGATCTGTTTGTTGGAG GCATTGGTCCAGATGGCCACATTGCTTTCAATGAACCAGGATCAAGTTTGGCTTCAAGAACAAGGTTAAAGACTTTAGCAATGGATACCATTTTGGCAAATGCTAAATACTTTGACGGAGACTTATCTAAAGTGCCAACTATGGCATTAACTGTTGGTGTTGGTACAGTGATGGATGCTAGAGAA GTTATGATTCTCATAACAGGTGCCCACAAAGCTTTTGCTTTGTACAAGGCAATTGAAGAAGGGGTCAATCATATGTGGACAGTTTCTGCTTTCCAGCAGCACCCCCGCACTATCTTCGTATGTGATGAAGATGCTACTTTAGAACTAAGAGTTAAAACTGTGAAATACTTCAAAG
- the GNPDA2 gene encoding glucosamine-6-phosphate isomerase 2 isoform X1, whose amino-acid sequence MRLVILDNYDLASEWAAKYICNCIIQFKPSQGRYFTLGLPTGSTPLGCYKKLIEYHKNGDLSFKYVKTFNMDEYVGLPRNHPESYHSYMWNNFFKHIDIDPNNAHILDGNALDLQAECDAFEKKIEEAGGIDLFVGGIGPDGHIAFNEPGSSLASRTRLKTLAMDTILANAKYFDGDLSKVPTMALTVGVGTVMDAREVMILITGAHKAFALYKAIEEGVNHMWTVSAFQQHPRTIFVCDEDATLELRVKTVKYFKGLMHVHNKLVDPLYSMKEEN is encoded by the exons ATGAGACTGGTAATTCTTGATAACTATGATTTGGCAAGTGAATGGGCAGCAAAGTACATTTGTAATTGTATTATCCAATTCAAACCAAGTCAGGGAAGATATTTTACGCTTGGCTTACCAACAG GGAGCACACCTTTGGGATGCTACAAAAAACTGATAGAATATCACAAGAATGGAGATCTATCTTTTAAATATGTAAAGACTTTCAATATGGATGAATATGTAG GGCTTCCAAGAAATCATCCAGAGAGTTACCATTCTTATATGTGGAATAATTTCTTTAAGCATATTGACATAGATCCTAATAATGCTCACATCCTTGATGGGAATGCTCTAGACCTACAGGCAGAGTGtgatgcatttgaaaaaaaaattgaagaagcTGGGGGAATTGATCTGTTTGTTGGAG GCATTGGTCCAGATGGCCACATTGCTTTCAATGAACCAGGATCAAGTTTGGCTTCAAGAACAAGGTTAAAGACTTTAGCAATGGATACCATTTTGGCAAATGCTAAATACTTTGACGGAGACTTATCTAAAGTGCCAACTATGGCATTAACTGTTGGTGTTGGTACAGTGATGGATGCTAGAGAA GTTATGATTCTCATAACAGGTGCCCACAAAGCTTTTGCTTTGTACAAGGCAATTGAAGAAGGGGTCAATCATATGTGGACAGTTTCTGCTTTCCAGCAGCACCCCCGCACTATCTTCGTATGTGATGAAGATGCTACTTTAGAACTAAGAGTTAAAACTGTGAAATACTTCAAAG